A window of the Canis lupus baileyi chromosome 1, mCanLup2.hap1, whole genome shotgun sequence genome harbors these coding sequences:
- the GJE1 gene encoding putative gap junction epsilon-1 protein translates to MSLNYIRNFYEGCVKPPTVIGQFHTLFFGSVRMFFLGVLGFAVYGNEALHFSCDPDKREINLFCYNQFRPITPQVFWALQLVIVLVPGAIFHLYAACKSINQECILQKPIYTVIYILSVLLRISLEVIAFWLQIHLFGFQVKALYLCDAGSLGKKFTIIKCMVPEHFEKTIFLIAMYTFTVITVVLCVAEVFEIIFRRLCFLIRQ, encoded by the exons GTGAAGCCTCCAACCGTGATCGGTCAATTCCACACCCTTTTCTTTGGATCAGTAAGAATGTTCTTCCTTGGGGTATTAGGCTTTGCAGTCTATGGGAATGAGGCTTTGCACTTCAGTTGTGATccagacaaaagagaaataaatctcttttgTTACAATCAGTTCAGGCCAATCACTCCACAA GTGTTCTGGGCGTTACAACTAGTGATTGTCCTGGTTCCTGGAGCTATTTTCCATCTTTATGCTGCATGTAAAAGCATCAATCAAGAATGCATTCTTCAAAAGCCTATCTACACTGTAATTTATATCCTCTCTGTTTTATTAAGAATTAGTCTAGAGGTGATAGCATTTTGGCTTCAGATTCACCTCTTTGGTTTCCAAGTTAAAGCCCTCTACCTGTGTGATGCTGGATCTCTTGGGAAAAAATTTACTATTATAAAATGCATGGTGCCAGAACACTTTGAGAAGACCATTTTTCTCATTGCAATGTATACATTTACTGTGATTACAGTGGTATTATGTGTTGCTGAAGTTTTTGAGATCATATTTAGAAGATTATGCTTTCTAATCAGGCAATGA